The Periplaneta americana isolate PAMFEO1 chromosome 9, P.americana_PAMFEO1_priV1, whole genome shotgun sequence genome contains a region encoding:
- the ND-PDSW gene encoding NADH dehydrogenase [ubiquinone] 1 beta subcomplex subunit 10, producing MGDDPRGRNALNRFFETMSNAIESPVIWFREKIVVPNQKDYAWYHQRFRRVPTIDECYTDDPVCQQEAQQQFKRDKFVENEILSILRRRFEDCILYEAPDHVAKCTPLLDQYNEATENWFIKYGDIGAYGRVQDAYMKQKHRMIWERRHGPVGSGMKEGVEVGAH from the exons ATGGGTGATGATCCAAGAGGGAGAAATGCACTGAATCGATTTTTTGAAACAATGTCTAATGCTATTGAATCACCTGTAATATGGTTTAGAG agAAGATTGTTGTGCCAAACCAGAAAGATTACGCCTGGTATCACCAAAGGTTCCGTCGTGTTCCAACAATTGACGAATGTTACACAGACGACCCAGTATGCCAACAGGAAGCCCAACAGCAATTTAAGAGAGACAa ATTCGTAGAAAATGAAATCTTGAGTATTTTAAGACGAAGATTCGAAGATTGCATTCTTTATGAAGCCCCAGATCATGTAGCTAAGTGTACGCCGCTTCTGGATCAGTACAATGAAGCTACAGAAAACTGGTTTATTAAGT ATGGCGACATAGGCGCATATGGCAGGGTTCAAGACGCATATATGAAACAAAAACACCGCATGATTTGGGAACGTCGCCATGGCCCTGTAGGCTCTGGAATGAAAGAGGGAGTAGAAGTTGGTGCCCACTAA